A segment of the Streptomyces sp. P9-A2 genome:
CAGGGTGATGCCGAGCGTCACCAGGGCGGTCAGCAGCAGCCCGAGACCGGACAGCCACCGGCCCGGGGTCATCGCCCCGGTGTCGACGGACGCCTCGCGCATGGCCTCGGTGGGGCCGGTCCGGCCGGCCCGCCAGGACGCCGCGACCACTCCGCACAGGGCGACGAGGAGCCCTGTCCAGAAGGCCATGTGGTAGGGCCAGGTGTGGTCGCCGATGGTGAACCAGGCCGGTGCCAGTCCGCCGTCGACCACCCACGCGGCCAGGTGCGGCGCACCGTACGAGCCGAGCACGCAGCCGGCCGCGGAGGCGAGCACGCCGACCCCGAGGGCCTCGGCCAGCACCATCCTGCGGATCTGCCCCGGTGTCGCCCCGGCCGTGCGCAGCAGCCCGAACTCCCGCCGCCGCTGGGCGACCGGGAAGGCGAACGTGGACGCCACGACGAACACCGAGACGAACGTGGTGACCCCGCCGGCCGTGCCGAACAGGGAGTTCATCGCGGTCAGCGCCTCGCTGTCCCGGTCGGGTTCGGCGTCGGCGTACCGGCGGTCGTCCCCGGTGAGCACCCGCACGCCCGCGCTGTCGCGCACCGCGTCCCGCACCGCCGACGCGTCCGCGTCGACGATCAGTTGCACGCTGAGCGGGGAGAGCCGGGCGGCGCGCGCGTCGGTGTGGAAGACGGCGTTCTCGAAGCCGCGGTCGGGCACGGTGCCCACGACCCGTACGGTGCCCCGGTCCGTGCGGACCCGCTCGCCCGGCTCGGCCCAGCCGCCGGTGACGACGACCTCGTCGGCCGTGCGCGGCGCGCGGCCCGCCGCTATCTCGTACGGGGCGAACGCGGCGGTGGACCAGGGGTGGCCCACCAGGTCACCGGGCGCGCCCTCGGCGCGTACCGCGAAGGACCGGTCCTCGACGACCCGGCCGAGCTTCTCCAGTTTCGAGACCGCCCCGGCGGGCACGGCACGCGGCTGCGCCAGTTCCTGCGTACGGGCACCGACCGGTGTCGGCACCCGCAGGGTGTCCTGGCCCCGGACCACGACCGGCGCGGCGGCGAATCGCTCCGGCGTGCGGTTCGGCGCGTCCAGCGAGGAGGCCAGGGCCAGCCCCATGACGACGAGCAGTGCGACACCCAGCGACAGCGCGACGAAGCTGCCGACGAAGGTGGTCCAGCGGGTGCGCAGGGTGCACAGGGTGACGCTCAGCACGGGACGGTCTCCAGCCGGGTCATGTGCGCGGCGATGCCATCGGCTCCGGCCCCGGCCAGTTCGCCGTGGACCCGGCCGTCGACGAGGAAGACCACGCGGTCGGCGCAGGAGGCGGCCACCGGGTCGTGCGTGACCATGATGACGGTCCGGCCCTCGCGGTCGACCATGGTGCGCAGCAACGCCAGCACCTCGCGCCCGGTCCGCGAGTCCAGGGCACCGGTGGGTTCGTCGCCGAACAGCACCTCGGGGCGGGTGATCAGCGCGCGGGCCAGGGCGACGCGCTGCTGCTGGCCGCCGGACAGCTCCGTGGGCCGGTGCCGGGCCCGGTCGCCGAGGCCGACCTGGGCGAGCGCCTCGCGCACCTGCGCCCGGGAGGGGCGGCGGCCGGCCAGGCGCAGGGGGAGCGCCACGTTCTGTGCGGCGGTCAGCGACGGCAGCAGGTTGAACGCCTGGAACACGAACCCGATGCGCTCACGGCGCAGCAGGGTCAGCCTCCTCTCGCTCAGCCCGGTCAGCTCGGTGCCGCCGACGACGACCGATCCCGACGTGGGCCGGTCCAGGCCGGCGGCGCACTGCAGGAGGGTCGACTTGCCCGAGCCGGAGGGGCCCATCACGGCGGTGAAGGTACCCCGGGGGAAGGCGAGGGAGACCTCGTCGAGGGCCGTCACGGTGCTGTCGTCCGACCCGTACCGTCTGCTGACGGAGCGCAACCGGATCGCGTCGTCGTTCATTCGTCCCCGCTCGTCGGGTGCCGGGCCTCCCGCGCATCCGGCGGGCGGCTTCTTTGTCGATGACCCCACGAAACCGCCCGCGGTCCCCCCGGCGCAGTGCGGCAGGGGCGAGAACCGGGGTAGGGCGGGCCATACCCCCAGCAGGCCCCCTGGACCGGTGGTCCGGCCGCACGCGGGAGTTCTACGGTGATCCGCATGCACCCCCGGAATGTGTGGCAGGCCATGTCCGCCCCCGGCTTCCTGCTGTCGGCGTGGCCGTGGCGTGCGGCCGCCTACCTGGTGACCGGGGTGGTGGCCGGTGCCGTGACCCTGGTGGGGATCGTGGCCGCGGCGGCCGCCGGCGGTGTCCTCGCCGTCGTCGTGGTGGGTCTGCCGCTGCTGGTCCTCACCGCCCTCGCGGGCCTGCCCGTCGCCCAGGTGGAACGGCACCGGCTGCGCCTGGTCGACCGCGACCCCGCACCCGGCCGGCACCGGCAGCCCACCGCCACGGGGCTGTGGGCCTGGCTGACCACCCGGCTGCGGGAGCGGGCGACCTGGCGGGAGCTCGGCTACGCCCTGCTGTTCGCCGGCCTGCTCTGGCCGGTGGACGCCCTCGTCGTCACCACGGCCCTGGTCCTGCCGCTCTCCACGGTCGCCACCCCGCTGCTGATGGCCACCGTCGGTGAGGGCGAGGAGGCGAAGGTGCTCAAGCAGTGGACGGTCACCACCTGGCCGACCGCGTTCGGCATGGCGGTGCTGGGGCTGCTGCTCCTCGCCCTCGGCGCCTACGCGCTGGGCCTGGCGGCGGGCGTGCGGGCCGAGCTCACCCGCTTCCTGGTGGCCCCGCGTGGTGGTGACCTGGGGGACAGGATCGTCGAACTCACGCGCTCACGTGTGCGTTTGGTCGATGCCTTCGAATCCGAGCGGCGCCGGATCGAACGCGACCTGCACGACGGCGCACAACAGCGCCTCGTCGCCCTGACGATGGCCCTCGGCCTGGCCCGTCTGGACGCACCGCCCGGCCCTCTCGCCGACCAGCTGGCCAAGGCCCACGGGGAGGCGGGGAAGGCATTGGAGGAGCTGCGCGAGCTGATCCACGGCATCCATCCCAAAGTGCTGGCCGACTACGGCCTCAAGGCGGCCGTCGACGATGCCGCCGACCGGTCCGTCGTCCCCGTCGACGTCCGTCTGGAGCTGTCCGGACGGCTGCCCCAAGCGGTCGAGGCAGCCGCCTACTTCGTGGTCTGCGAGGCCCTCGCCAACACGGCCAGGCACAGCGGCGCCGACCGCGCGGAGGTGACCGGCGGGCACCGCGACGGCCGGCTGTTCCTGGAGATCCGCGACGACGGCCGGGGCGGCGCCGAGGCCGGGGCGGGCAGTGGACTGACCGGGCTCGCCGACCGGGTGTCCGTACTGGATGGCAGACTCTCCCTGTCCAGCCCGCCGGGCGGCCCGACCCTGTTGTGCGTGGAGATTCCTTGCGAGTGGACCGAACGCTTCGCGTAGTACTGGCCGAGGACAGTGTGCTGCTGCGGGACGGCCTGACCGGCCTGCTCACCCGCTTCGGCCACGAGGTCGTGGCGGCTGTGGGCGACGCGGAGGGGCTCGTTGCCGCCGTGGGGGAACACGCCCCGGACATCGTTGTGACGGACGTCCGCATGCCGCCCGGCTTCCAGGACGAGGGCCTGCACGCGGCGGTACGGCTGCGGGAGGAGCGTCCCGCCCTGCCCGTCCTCGTCCTCAGCCAGTACGTGCAGCGGGCGTACGCCGTCGAACTGCTGGACTCCGGCAACGGCACGGGCGTCGGCTACCTGCTGAAGGACCGCGTCGGCCAGGTCGAGGAGTTCGTCGACGCGCTGGCCGAGGTCGCGGACGGCGGCACGGTCGTCGACCCGGAGGTGGTACGCCAGTTGCTGCGCCGCCGCCGCGACCCCCTGGAGCGGCTCAGCCCGCGCGAGCGGGAGGTGCTGGCCCTGATCGCGGAGGGCAGGTCCAACGGCGCCATCGCCCGCGAACTCGTCGTCTCCGAAGCGGCCGTGGGCAAGCACATCGGCAGCATCCTCACCAAGCTCGACCTGCCTCCGGCGACCGAGACGCACCGCAGGGTGCTGGCGGTCCTGGCGTATCTGCGGGCCTGAGGTGGCGCACCGTGCGGAGGGAGCAACCGGCGCGTGACGCCGGGCTGCCCGTCACGCGCCGTTACGCTGCCGTCAGCGGTAGCGGATCACATGCAACCGGTGGACGCCGGCCGGATCGAAGGAGACCGGTTCGTCCGACGAACCGTCGACCACCATCACGCCGGTCTTCAGGCGGAGCGGGGGCGGGTGGCCTTCGGCTGGTTGCAGGAGACCGTGCGAGTGATGATCCGGCCTGCGGGGGTGCGGACGCGTTCGCGGCGCAGGTAGCCGTGGGCCTCCAGCTCGCGCAGGGCGGCGGCGATGCGGGTGGGGCCCTCGGGGAAGCGGGTGGTGAGCGACTTGATGTCGGCATCGGCACCGGTGGGCAGCGACTGGATGTGGCAGCCGAGGCCGATCGCCAGGAGCGACAGCTCCGCGTGCTGGGTGAGGTGGTTGCCGATCACCGCGAAGCGGGTGGTGTGGCGGGGTTGGTAAGGCACCCACGGCACCGGAGCCTCAGGACGTGGGTTCCGGTGGTGTGAGGCGCAGTTCGGCCCAGACGGTCTTGCGCGGGAAGAGGTCCTCGGTCACGCCCCAGCGGTCCGCGAGCGCCTCCAGGAGGAGCAGGCCGCGGCCCGACTCCGAGTCGGCGGAGGGCGGTTGGAGCTCGGGCAGGAGTTCGCCGCGCGTGTCGGTGACCTCGATACGGAGCATGCCGTCGACCACGTGGAGCGCGAGGCGGAAGTCCCGGCCCGGGACACGGCCGTGGGTGACGGCGTTGTTGGCCAGTTCGGCCACGACCAGGCGGGCGGCGTCCGAGTCGTATCCCCAGTCGCGGAGTTGGGCGTCCGCGAGGAGACGGGCGAGGCGGGCACTGCGCGGAGTGGAGGACAGCAGCACGCTGAAGTGGGGGAAGTGGCTGGTCGGTTGAGCCGTGATGCCGGCGGTTTCCTGATGCACGTCATCCAGAGTGACGGCCCGCACCGGTCGCTACGAGTAATAAACAGGGCGCGTACGGTGACTGTCTGTGCCGTGTCCGGTGCCGTCCGGGCTGTCGGGGCCGTGACGTGGGCTCACGACTGTGGGGCCCACGGCTGTGGGGCGCATGGCTGCCGGGCGGACCGCGAGCGCACGCCGGTGGCGGCGCAGTACGGCGGACTCGCCGAGGAGCAGCGCGTGCGGCCGGTACGCCGGCCCACGCAGACAACGCTCCAGCACGGGCAGGTAGTTCCAGCGCACCGCCGGGTGCGCGGAGTGCGCGAAGTGGTAGAGGTCGCCGAAGGGCAGCCAGGTGCCCCGCGCCAGCAGGGCGAGCAGCGCGTTGCGCGGGTACAGCCGCAGACAGCGGCCCGCCTCCACCGCGACCGGCGGGCCGGTGACCGGCTCGGGGTCGAACCAGCGGTGCTCGACCAGCAGCGACATCCAGGCGAGCTGCGGATACAGCAGCAGACGGGGAAGCAGGAACACGAACACCGCCGCCTGCCAGCCGAGGGCCAGTGCCAGGGCCGCCGCCACGGCCACCGGCCCGGCTGCCCGCAGCCGCCCGGCACCCGGCTCCCGCCACAGGGCGGCCATGCTCAGTACGGTGCCCCACATTCCGGCCGGAGTGAGCGGGTGGACCATGCCGAGCGCGTACCGTGCCGTTCCGGCCCCCGCCCGCAGGCCCGCCCGGTGCAACTCCGCCAGGTTCGGGTCGGCCCCGGCGACCGTCGCGTTCGGGTGGTGCTCGCGTACGTGCCGGCGGCGGCGTACGGCCACGGGTTCGAAGCCGGGCGGTACATGGACGGCGGCTTCGGCGAGCAGCGTGTTCGTCCGGCGGCCGCGTGCGAGCACACCGTGCACGGCGAAGTGGCTGATCTCCTGCAGCCTGCGCAACGCGACCGCTCCCGCGAGCGCCGCGGCCACCCACAAGGCCGGACCGCCGTGTACCGCGACGAGCCCCCACCCGGCCAGCTCCAGCCACTGCCCGAGGAGCAGCAGCAACCGGGGTGACGTCGTTCAGCCGCTCCCGCTGGAGTCCCATCACGGCCCGCAGCGAGTCCGGGCCGGGACGCCCGGGGCGGCCCCGGGCGACGGTACTGAACCACCACCGGTCCACCTGCCGCAGCGCGATCCCCGCCGCGACGACCGCCCACCCCGCCCACAACGCCGTCACGCCGCCCGCCCCTCCCGCCGTCCGTCCCGGGCCGGCCGGACCGGCGCGCGGAAGGCGCAGTGGGCGCAGTGCTCGGTCAGACCTCGCTCGGGTGAATCCCCGCCTCGTGCAACACCTTCATGTTTTCCCCGCTCAGCTCCGCGAACGCGCCGATTTCGGCCAGGTGCGCCGCGCCCGCGTACTCCACGGGGCCGTCGCCGAGAAGCACGGCGGTGTCCAGCTCGGTCTCGTAGACGATGGTCGCGTTGCCCTCAAGGACGGGCTGCCACACGTCACCGACCGGCTGAAGCAGACTCCGGGCGATGCCGCCGGGATTGCGCACGGTCACCGGCCGGTCCGGCTCCACGAGCCCGAGGCGGGACAGGGCGGCGCGGGAGGCGGCGATGCCCGAACCGCAGGACGGCGTCAGACCGGCGCCGCGCTCGTACGTGTGGACGAACACCTCGGCGTCGGACAGCGGCAGCACGAAGGACAGGTTGGCGCCGATGGGGAACACCGTCGGCGATTCGGCCACCCGGCGGCCCGTCTCGACCAGCTCCGCCTCGTCGTAGGAGTCGATCACCGTGATCAGATGTGAGTTCGGCACCGCGACCGCCGTCACACGCCGGGACGGGTGGAAGGCCGGCAGCAACCGGTCCACGTACTCACCGCGCGCGCCCGCCTCCGCCACGATGGGATCGGCCGGAGCGAAGTCGACGGCGGGCAGCTCGACGGAGACCTCCCGCACCCCGTGCGGCGTACGGCCCCGGTCGCGCACGGTGAAGGAGTACGGCCCCTGGTGCATGACGACGGACTCCGCCTGATGGCGGTCGAGCAGTATCCGCCCGGCGCACCGCATCCCGTTCCCGCACAGCAGCGCCTCGGACCCGTCCGGGTTGTAGAACCAGGCCCGCGAGGTCCCGTCCCCGTGATAGGCCACGAAGTACACCCCGTCCCCGCCCAGCCCCCGCCTGCGGTCACAGAGCCGCCCGACGGCCCGGGTGAGCTCGGGGGGTGTGGCGAAGTGGGCGAGTGGGGCGCCGTCGGTCACGAAGATGTCGTTGCCGGAGCCGTGGGCCTTGATGAGTCGGAGAGTCGATTTCTGCTTCACGTCACTCAGCGTGCTGGCGTGTGCGTACCGTGAGAAGTGACTCAGCGGATGCGTGTAGTGACTGTCCGGTGGTTGTCCGGTGCTGTCCGGGCTGTCGGGGCGGTCGGTACGGGTAGGGCGTCGCGGTACGGCGCGGAGAACCAAGGAGGGGTGCGGATGTCGGTGGACGGCGAGGCGGTACAGCTCAGGAGCGAGGCGGACGAGCCGGGGTGGGAGGTCGATCCGGACGACGAGTGGGGCGTCGCCGTGATCACCACCGTCGGGCGGCAGTTGAAGCTGCGGCGCGAGGCGGTGGGGATGCGGGCCGGCGAGTTCGGGGTGGCGGTCGGGTACGGGGAAGACCTCGTGTACAAGGTCGAGGGCGGCAAGCGGATTCCTCGGCGGGAGTATCTGGACAGGGCCGACGAGGTGTTGGGGGCGGGTGGGTTGCTCTCGGCGGCCTGGGAGGACGTGAAGAAGGTCCGGTACCCGAAGAGGGTGCGGGAGCTGGGGAAGCTGGAGGCCAGGGCGGTTGAGATCGCCGTGTACCAGTGCAACAGCGTCAACGGCCTGTTGCAGACACCGGATCACGCACGAGCCGTGATCGGGGCGGCACAACCGCCGTACTCACCGGACGACGTGGAACGCATGGTGGCTGCGCGCATCGCCCGGCGGACGGTCTTCGAACGCTCACCCGCACCCGCGCTCAGCTTCGTCCTGGAAGAGGGGGTCCTGCGTCGTCCCATCGGGGGGCACAATGGTGTGGCGTCAGCAGCTCGAACGTCTGCTGGAGGTGGGGCGGTTGCACAACGTCGTGCTCCAGGTGATGCCGATGGACTGCGAGACCCATTCCGGGACGGACGGCACGATCGAGTTGCTGAAGTTCGAGGACGGGTCGGCGGTCGGCCGGTCCGACGGTGCATTCAATGGTCGGCCGACTTCGGACCCCAAACACCTGCGCATCCTTGAGCTGCGGTATGGCACGATCCGAGCTCAGGCGCTCTCGCCTCGGGAATCGCTGGCCTCTATCGAACAACTGCTGGGAGAGACATGATCCGCAAGCCCACTGCCGGGGACGCCTCCGAGCCGGCGTGGTTCAAGAGCAGCTACAGCAGCGGCAACGACGGCAACTCCTGCGTTGAGCTTGCCGTCACCCCCGGCGCCGTGCATGTCCGCGACTCCAAAAGCATTGACGGTCCTCGGCTGGCGCTCACGCCTGGTGCATGGGCGAACTTCGTGCCGTATGTCTCGGAGAGCTGACATTCCAACGGCTTGCGCCCCGCGCCTGGTAGCTACCGGGCACGGGGCGCTGTGGTGTCTCGGGGGCAGTTGCTTCGTGCTTCGCCCCGGATCATGGGGATGTCCGGCCTCACCTTGGTGATGGCCGCGAAGTCGTCGTCGGCATGGAGAACGGTCACGTGATGGTGCTCGGCGCTGCGGGCGGGGTCGTCGGTGGTCAGGGTGGAACGGGTCACCTCCGTCACCACCCAGGGGCGGTTGCGTACGGCCACCAGCTGGCCGGGGGCGACGGGCGCCGCGCCGTCGGCCGGGCGCGTCAGGTCGGCGCCGTCGTCGGCCGCCGCGTCGTCGGTGTCATCGATTCCCGGCCGCACAGCCGCCCCACCCCTTGTCATGACGCCCCGTTCTCCCGTCCCGCCCCGCCCCGATCGGCGACCGCCCCACACGGGGGCAGCACCGTCCCGGAAGACTAGGGGGCGATATAGGTGATGTGGGTAGGTATGGCAAAGGGAGGGCCTGAACCCGGTCAGCTGTCCCGAACTCTGCACGAAGGGTCTCGAATAGCGGACATTCGCGCGGGACCCTTAGCCTTCCGCTTAACACATGAGTAACACTGAAGGGTCGACTGCCGTACCGAGGGCTCCCCGGGCAGTCGCCGTCCCCGCGCGAGGCAATGGCGCCGCGCGCCCATCACCGGGCCCGTTCCGGTGTCAGCCGCGCCAGAAAGGGACCCCGTGACCTCACGACCCGACCGCACCACAACGCTCGCCCACCTGCATGCCGAAATCGTCCGCCGCAATCCGGCGGAACACGAGTTCCACCAGGCCGCACGCGAGGTGCTGGACAGCCTCGGACCGGCGCTCGCGGCACGCTCCGAGTACCGGGACCCGGGACTCGTCGAGCGGCTGATCGAGCCGGAGCGGCAGATCATTTTCCGGGTGCCGTGGCAGGACGACCAGGGCTGCGTCCACGTCAACCGCGGATTCCGGATCGAATACAACAGCGCCCTCGGCCCGTACAAGGGCGGCCTGCGCTTCCACCCCTCCGTGAACCTCGGCATCATCAAGTTCCTCGGCTTCGAGCAGGTCTTCAAGAACGCGCTGACCGGCCTCGGTATCGGCGGCGGCAAGGGCGGCAGTGACTTCGACCCGCAGGGCCGCAGCGACGCGGAGGTCATGCGCTTCTGCCAGTCCTTCATGACGGAGCTGTACCGGCACATCGGCGAGTACACCGACGTGCCCGCGGGTGACATCGGTGTCGGCGCGCGCGAGATCGGCTACCTGTTCGGCCAGTACCGGCGGATCACCAACCGCTGGGAGGGCGGCGTCCTGACCGGCAAGCGCGCCGGCTGGGGCGGCTCGCTGATCCGGCCGGAGGCGACCGGGTACGGCAACGTGCTGTTCGCCGAGGCGATGCTGCACGAGCGCGGCGAGGACCTCGAGGGTCAGACCGTGGTGGTCTCCGGCTCCGGAAACGTCGCGCTCTACACCATCCAGAAGCTCATCGCCCTCGGTGCCAACCCGGTGACCTGCTCCGACTCCAGCGGCTACGTCGTCGACGAGAAGGGCATCGACCTGGAGCTGCTCTGCCAGATCAAGGAGGTCGAGCGCGGCCGGGTGAGCGACTACGCCGAGCGGCGCGGCTCCTCCGCGCGGTTCGTGCCCGGCGGGCGGGTCTGGGAGGTCCCGGCCGACATCGCCCTGCCGTCGGCCACGCAGAACGAGCTGAACGAGGACGCGGCCGCCACACTCATCCGCAACGGAGTGAAGGCCGTCTCGGAGGGCGCGAACATGCCCACGACACCGAAGGCCGTGCAGCTCCTCCAGCAGGCCGGAGTCGCCTTCGGCCCCGGCAAGGCCGCGAACGCGGGCGGGGTCGCGGTCAGCGCCCTGGAAATGACGCAGAACGCGTCGCGTACGACCTGGAAGGCCGACCAGGTCGAGAACGAGCTGGCCCGCATCATGATCGACATCCACCGCACCTGCGCCGAGACCGCCGAGCGCTACGGCGCCCCCGGCGACTACGTCACGGGCGCGAACATCGCCGGCTTCGAGCGGGTCGCGGACGCGGTGCTGGCGCAGGGCGTCATCTGACGGTGCCGGACCGTCACCGGCGGGGGGAGGGCGAAGCCCCTTCCCCCGCTCGGCTGGGCTCGGCCCGCTTGCCCCGCGCTGCCTGGCCCGGCCCGCCTGCCCCGCCCGGCTCGGCCTTGCCGGGGTCCGCTTGTGCTCGGCCCATCCCCGCTCGGCGGGGGCTACCCCACATGGCCCTGGTGCTCGCCCGCCCCGGTCATGGAGACTCGGACCCATGCAGAAGCTCTCCCTCGACGCCCTCGCCCGCGAACATCTGGAACGCGCCGCCACCGCCTCCACCGGTCGCAGCGCGAGCACGGTCTACGGCGGCCACGAGCACACACTGCGCCAGACCCTCCTCGCCCTGACCTCCGGCACCTCCCTCGCCGAGCACGAGAACCCCGGCGAGGCGACCCTGCTGGTGCTGCGCGGCCGGGTCCGCCTCACCAGCGGCGACACCACGTGGGAGGGCAGGGACGGCGACCTGATCGTCATCCCGCCGGCCCGGCACGCCCTGGAGGCCCTGGAGGACGCGGCCGTACTCCTCACCGTCGCCAAGCCGAACTGAGCGAACCGGTCGAACGCGGCGGTTTCCGGATCAAGGTGCCGGAGTCGTGGTGGGAGTTCGACGTCCGGCCGGAGTCGCGGGACGACTCGAGCCACCGGATGGTGACCGAACGCCCGCGCCGGCACCCGGAGTTGGAACCGCACCGGGACACGTGCACCACGTTCCTGCGGAAGGCCGCCGCAGATGCCTGGAAGTCGGGCGTGCAGGCTCGCCAAGGTTCTGCATGACTTCGCCTACGACGTGTCCGAAGCACCGCGCCCGGTGAAGGGCATGGCCGGTGAGGGGATGTTTCGTCAACCAGGGAAGTGATCCACGGTGGCACAGCGGAAGAATCGCTCCGAAGGGTTCAGGTGGGATTCAGTGGACCCGCAGGCCGCCATCGCCCGCTTCGCCGGCACTGCCCCGCTCAACGGGCTGGACCGGGCAGGGGAACCTGAACCCAGTGCTGCACGCGGCCTTCCCGGTGCGGCAGGCGGGGCCGTGACCGGCCCCGGTCGGGAACGCGAGGCCGGCCGCGTTTGACCCTCGCCGCTCCCGGGGTATTCTCTCCGGCCCGATTGGCCAGGCCGCCGCCCGCTGTGGCAGACTAGCGGGGTTGCTCGGTCGAGCGCCGATGCTGTGCGCCCCCCGCCGGGGGGACCGGAAGCGAGTCCCACAGTACTCGTCGTCCCATGCGTTACATCGAGAGATGTAGGGGCGGACGTACGGGAATCTTCCGGGAAGTGTCAGCGGGGTGCAGACCAGGCACCCGGTGGGCCTCTCGCCCCCGCCCGCGGTTCCGGAAGGGTCCGCACTCCCACGCAGGGAAGTTCCGACAAGGGACATTCATGTCGACGGGAGCGCGACACGCCCGACCGCGTGGGTCGGAGGAGGGAGGGTGAGTGACAGAGCAGGCAAACCATCGGGTTCCGGAGCGTTACTAGAGACAGGACTACGAAGCAGCCATGGCGGGACAGAAGATCCGCATCCGGCTCAAGGCCTACGACCACGAAGTCATCGACTCCTCGGCGAAGAAGATCGTCGAGACGGTGACGCGTACTGGTGCGTCGGTCGCGGGCCCGGTGCCGCTGCCCACTGAGAAGAACGTGTACTGCGTCATCAAGTCGCCGCACAAGTACAAGGACGCGCGCGAGCACTTCGAGATGCGCACGCACAAGCGCCTGATCGACATCCTCGACCCGACGCCCAAGACCGTTGACTCCCTGATGCGACTCGACCTCCCGGCCGGTGTCGACATCGAGATCAAGCTCTGAGGGCCGGTGATCTGAGAGATGACCAAGCAGATCAAGGGCATCCTGGGCGAGAAGCTCGGCATGACGCAGGTGTGGGACGAGAACAACCGCGTTGTTCCCGTCACCGTGCTCAAGGCCGGGCCCAATGTCGTCACCCAGGTCCGTACGAACGACGCCGACGGCTACGAGTCCGTCCAGATCGCGTTCGGTGAGATCGACCCGCGCAAGGTGAACAAGCCCCTCAAGGGCCACTTTGCCAAGGCCGACGTCACCCCCCGTCGCCACCTCGTCGAGATCCGCACCGCGGACGCCTCCGAGTACACGCTGGGCCAGGAAGTCACCGCTGAGGTGTTCGAGGCCGGCGTGAAGGTCGACGTGACCGCGAAGAGCAAGGGCAAGGGCTTCAGTGGCGTCATGAAGCGCCACAACTTCAAGGGCAACAACTCCTCGCACGGTGCCAAGCGTGTGCACCGCATGCCCGGTTCCATCGGCGGATGCGCCACCCCGGGTCGTGTGTTCAAGGGCCAGCGCATGGCGGGCCGCATGGGCAACGAGCGGGTCACCACCCAGAACCTGACCGTCCACGCCGTTGACGCGGAGAAGGGTCTGCTGCTCATCAAGGGCGCGGTTCCCGGTCCGAACGGCGGCCTCGTCCTGGTCCGCACCGCGGCCAAGGGGGCCTGAGGTAACCGATGAGCACTGTTGACATCCTTTCGCCTGCCGGCGAGAAGACCGGAAGCGTCGAGCTCCCCGCGGAGATCTTCGGCGTGGAGAAGATCAGCATCCCGCTGATCCACCAGGTCGTCGTCGCGCAGAACGCCGCTGCCCGCCAGGGCACGCACAAGACCAAGCGTCGCGGTGAAGTCCGTGGTGGCGGCAGGA
Coding sequences within it:
- the rpsJ gene encoding 30S ribosomal protein S10, giving the protein MAGQKIRIRLKAYDHEVIDSSAKKIVETVTRTGASVAGPVPLPTEKNVYCVIKSPHKYKDAREHFEMRTHKRLIDILDPTPKTVDSLMRLDLPAGVDIEIKL
- the rplC gene encoding 50S ribosomal protein L3, which codes for MTKQIKGILGEKLGMTQVWDENNRVVPVTVLKAGPNVVTQVRTNDADGYESVQIAFGEIDPRKVNKPLKGHFAKADVTPRRHLVEIRTADASEYTLGQEVTAEVFEAGVKVDVTAKSKGKGFSGVMKRHNFKGNNSSHGAKRVHRMPGSIGGCATPGRVFKGQRMAGRMGNERVTTQNLTVHAVDAEKGLLLIKGAVPGPNGGLVLVRTAAKGA